A region of Hippoglossus stenolepis isolate QCI-W04-F060 chromosome 7, HSTE1.2, whole genome shotgun sequence DNA encodes the following proteins:
- the fibpa gene encoding fibroblast growth factor (acidic) intracellular binding protein a has protein sequence MAVELDVFVGNTTIMDEEVYQLWLDGHTVNDAVKVRMEGGVLEECEASADVLMSDTMDQYRTFQMCERLLHSPTKLANQLLFQIPPHRQAILIERYYAFDDVFVREVLGKKLSKGTKKDLDDISAKTGVTLKSCRRQFDNFKRVFKVVEELKGRLVENIRQHFLLSDKLSRDYAAIVFFANNRFETGKRKLMFLTFQDFAFCGGQLINNWTVGAVDNMVEDMDVDLDKEFLQELKELKILIADKDLLDQHKSLVCTALRGKTKAFNEMEANFKNLSRGLVNIAAKLTNTKDVRDFFIDLVEKFIEPCRSDRWTAADMRLYLTHYTNSAHILDTFKHQLVWDRYMGVIKSCIFKMYHD, from the exons tGAATGATGCAGTCAAGGTACGGATGGAGGGAGGAGTGCTGGAGGAGTGTGAGGCGAGCGCAGATGTTCTGATGAGCGACACCATGGACCAGTACAGGACTTTCCAGATGTGCGAGCGTCTGCTGCACAGTCCAACCAAACTAGCCAATCAGCTCCTGTTCCAGATCCCTCCGCATCGACAGGCCATCCTCATAGAGAG aTACTATGCTTTTGATGATGTGTTTGTCCGTGAGGTCCTAGGAAAGAAACTCTCTAAAGGAACCAAAAAAGACTTAGACGACATCAGTGCCAAGACGGGTGTGacactgaagagctgcagacgACAG tttgacaACTTCAAACGTGTTTTCAAAgtagtggaggagctgaaggggCGCCTGGTGGAGAACATACGTCAgcattttcttctctctgacaAGCTTTCAAG GGATTATGCCGCCATCGTTTTCTTTGCCAACAATCGCTTTGAGACGGGGAAAAGAAAGCTAATGTTCCTCACTTTCCAGGATTTCGCTTTCTGCGGTGGGCAGCTTATCAACAACTGGACCGTCGGGGCCGTGG ATAACATGGTGGAAGACATGGACGTCGATCTTGATAAAGAGTTTTTACAGGAGCTGAAGGAACTGAAGATTTTAATCGCAGACAAAGATCTGCTGGATCAACACAAAAG TCTGGTGTGTACAGCTCTCAGAGGAAAGACTAAAGCTTTTAATGAGATGGAGGCTAATTTCAAG aATCTTTCCAGAGGCCTTGTCAACATCGCGGCCAAGTTAACGAACACAAAAGACGTCAGAGATTTCTTCATTGATCTTGTTGAGAAG tttATTGAGCCGTGCCGTTCGGACCGATGGACAGCTGCGGATATGAGACTCTACCTCACTCACTACACAAACTCTGCGCACATACTCGACACATTCAA ACACCAGCTTGTGTGGGACAGATACATGGGCGTCATCAAAAGCTGTATCTTCAAAATGTATCACGACTGA